The following are encoded together in the Vigna angularis cultivar LongXiaoDou No.4 chromosome 9, ASM1680809v1, whole genome shotgun sequence genome:
- the LOC108346794 gene encoding patatin-17, with amino-acid sequence MAHLVLFVLVFAGQLIGGFSIQKQPPSNNGKLITILSIDGGGIKAIIPATVLDYLDKALKAKDPTADLADYFDVMGGTSTGSITTAMLATPSLDDPTRPAYTPAQILDFYKLNGPRIFNPSRPGNGPLFDGEGLHGAASEALKETRVGEALTNLVIPAFDIKKQKPFVFSSYKLEKVPYLNAFLSDICISTSTAPTQFPPYYFENNGVEFNLVDGGEAAVNPTQIVVSEVLQQNEDPEILVLSLGTGATEIEEIYDADQAATWPKQTWAVIDTNFQGRAYTAITEYYLSSIFSGFQSRNTYLRVQEYDLNPDLSDPVNVTKASLDGLEETGKQLLMKKMVTFNLDTFDLDEGLETYAQALDRIADILHGERQRRRRSKYMEKGGRPFLETLAQAD; translated from the exons ATGGCTCATTTGGTTCTGTTTGTTTTGGTGTTTGCTGGGCAACTGATTGGTGGATTCAGTATCCAAAAGCAGCCTCCGTCCAACAATGGAAAACTGATAACAATTCTGAGCATTGATGGTGGGGGTATCAAGGCCATCATTCCAGCAACAGTTCTTGATTACTTAGACAAGGCTCTTAAg GCTAAGGATCCAACTGCAGATTTAGCAGATTACTTTGATGTGATGGGAGGAACCAGCACTGGTTCAATCACAACAGCCATGTTAGCCACCCCAAGCCTTGACGATCCTACTCGTCCTGCTTATACTCCTGCACAGATACTAGACTTCTACAAACTAAATGGCCCTCGTATATTCAACCCATCTAG ACCAGGAAACGGTCCCCTGTTCGACGGAGAGGGTTTACATGGCGCAGCTAGTGAAGCATTGAAGGAAACACGAGTTGGTGAAGCATTGACCAATCTTGTAATCCCAGCTTTCGATATCAAGAAACAAAAGCCATTTGTATTCTCAAGCTACAAG CTTGAGAAGGTTCCCTACTTAAATGCCTTTTTGTCGGATATATGCATATCCACTTCAACTGCACCCACTCAGTTCCCACCTTACTATTTTGAGAATAATGGTGTTGAGTTCAATTTGGTTGATGGTGGTGAAGCAGCTGTGAATCCG ACACAAATAGTAGTGAGTGAAGTGCTACAGCAGAATGAGGATCCTGAAATTCTAGTGTTGTCTTTGGGGACTGGAGCAACAGAAATTGAAGAGATTTATGATGCTGACCAGGCTGCCACATGGCCGAAACAAACATGGGCTGTTATTGATACCAATTTTCAAGGTCGTGCTTATACAGCAATCACAGAATACTATCTTTCTTCAATCTTCTCAGGTTTTCAATCTCGCAATACCTACCTTCGAGTCCAa GAATACGACTTGAATCCTGATCTCTCCGACCCAGTTAATGTTACAAAAGCAAGCTTGGACGGTCTTGAAGAGACTGGAAAACaactgttaatgaaaaaaatggtgACGTTTAATTTGGATACTTTTGATTTAGACGAAGGCTTGGAAACATATGCTCAAGCTCTTGacag GATTGCTGATATTTTGCATGGAGAAAGACAACGTCGTCGGAGAAGCAAATATATGGAAAAAGGAGGAAGACCGTTTCTTGAAACCCTTGCTCAAGCAGATTAA